Proteins encoded by one window of Enterobacter pseudoroggenkampii:
- a CDS encoding DUF1656 domain-containing protein, translating into MVNDLNIGGVFIPGLLTVALAALVCTLSLVAFFSLSRGYRRLPFRPLMDVSTWIVTFFLLMQGLTALGLLS; encoded by the coding sequence GCGGGGTTTTTATCCCGGGGCTGCTGACGGTCGCCCTCGCGGCGCTGGTCTGCACGCTAAGCCTCGTCGCGTTTTTCTCTCTTAGCAGGGGCTACCGGCGCTTGCCGTTTCGCCCGCTGATGGATGTTTCAACCTGGATTGTCACCTTTTTCCTGCTGATGCAGGGTCTGACCGCGTTGGGGTTATTGTCATGA
- a CDS encoding efflux RND transporter periplasmic adaptor subunit, with protein sequence MKSLLSLLARYALTLSVVAAATLLAFMMWKHYAETPWTRDGRVRADVVQIAPDVSGPVISVAVRDNQWVNRGDVLYTIDPRWLKLAVASAQADVESKRHEMLMRQDAAHRRTLIKNAISGEDLQQTGSAANVAAANYHGALAALDLAELNLAHATVRAPVSGYVTHLRLRPGDYATAGETKVAIVDAHSFWVVGYFEETKLRHIRVGDAAQVVLMGYEPVITGHVESIGHGIGDSNDETGGLGLPDVEPTFSWVRLAQRVPVRIHIDRLPEGVELVAGLSASVAVGR encoded by the coding sequence ATGAAATCACTGCTCTCTTTACTGGCTCGCTATGCGCTGACGTTGAGCGTCGTAGCGGCGGCTACGCTTCTGGCGTTTATGATGTGGAAACACTACGCAGAAACGCCGTGGACCCGCGACGGGCGCGTGCGTGCGGACGTGGTGCAGATTGCGCCGGACGTCTCCGGGCCCGTCATCAGCGTGGCCGTCCGGGATAACCAGTGGGTGAACCGGGGTGATGTGCTTTACACCATCGATCCGCGCTGGCTCAAGCTGGCGGTGGCAAGCGCGCAGGCTGATGTGGAGTCGAAACGCCATGAGATGCTGATGCGCCAGGACGCGGCCCATCGCCGCACGCTGATTAAAAACGCCATCTCCGGCGAGGATTTGCAGCAAACCGGCAGCGCGGCGAACGTCGCAGCGGCCAATTATCACGGCGCGCTGGCCGCGCTGGATCTGGCTGAGCTTAATCTGGCGCACGCCACCGTCCGTGCGCCGGTTTCGGGGTACGTTACGCACCTGCGGCTGCGGCCCGGAGACTACGCGACGGCGGGGGAGACAAAGGTCGCCATCGTCGATGCCCACAGCTTCTGGGTGGTGGGATACTTTGAAGAGACCAAGCTGCGCCATATTCGCGTTGGGGATGCTGCGCAGGTTGTGCTGATGGGATACGAGCCGGTCATCACGGGGCACGTGGAGAGCATCGGACACGGGATTGGGGACAGCAACGACGAGACGGGCGGGCTGGGTCTGCCCGACGTCGAGCCTACCTTTAGCTGGGTGCGGCTGGCGCAGCGCGTGCCGGTGCGTATTCATATCGACAGGTTGCCGGAGGGGGTTGAACTGGTGGCGGGGCTGTCGGCGAGCGTGGCGGTGGGGCGATAA
- a CDS encoding DcrB-related protein → MSEQHSQCLFSEGLISFPEGYQDRTVNVFAPPAADAPAFNISRDALNAGEALAAYIDRQLALMEKHIKGWKQGERSAATLGDDLLQGETVHATYLRDGKRIWQQQAVFNVDSNNILVFTMTCTRALGDADSTLFGDLLRSFRFHH, encoded by the coding sequence ATGTCAGAACAACATTCGCAGTGCCTTTTCAGTGAAGGACTGATCTCTTTTCCTGAGGGATATCAGGATCGTACCGTCAACGTATTTGCGCCGCCCGCTGCGGATGCACCGGCGTTCAACATCTCCCGCGATGCTCTCAACGCTGGTGAAGCGCTTGCCGCGTATATCGATCGCCAGCTCGCCCTGATGGAAAAACACATCAAGGGCTGGAAGCAGGGTGAGCGCAGCGCCGCTACGCTGGGCGACGACCTTTTACAGGGTGAAACCGTCCATGCTACCTACCTGCGCGACGGGAAACGCATATGGCAGCAGCAGGCCGTATTTAACGTCGACAGCAATAACATTCTGGTGTTCACCATGACCTGCACCCGCGCGCTGGGCGATGCTGACAGCACGCTGTTTGGCGATCTTCTCAGGAGCTTCCGCTTCCACCATTAA
- a CDS encoding RHS repeat-associated core domain-containing protein — translation MFEAARVGDDIGHSGALAGMIAGTIVGGLIAAAGGILAGAMFIAGLGASCLGVGVLLVGASLAVGYYTGELATAARDSIADAGASSMTKKGVITSGSPNVFINGKPAAMATDSAVKCSDDGSQQMAEGSSRVSINGLPAARIGDRTTCDAKVMTGSDNVIIGGDPQQTLPIQSEVPEWLYKVSDLTLLFAGLIGGWGGAAGKVGALSKLLGKIPGINKLARIACRAGTLMTGVAAAGIIARPVDIVSGQKFLSGDDELDFVLPSRLPVRWQRYWRSGNPGDSVLGRGWSLFWESRLEPYQDGLVWRAPSGDYVAFPKVPKGMRTYCESEKNWLEHHSDDSWSVYDVSGERWHYAPLRDDAPSLLQRISEPCGNEILFEWNADHTLHALTDSASQRVVCRYDRDRLVGAWLDDEICLVSYAYDEQRQLVSVTGRGGSVRRRFRWQDGLMSAHEDANGLLSEYRWREIDGLPRVVGFRHSGGEQLAFEYDFENGIRRAIRDDGAQAHWLVDDDDNVARFTDYDGRQTTFVYRDGELCDVILPGGAMRRSTWDKYGRMTSETDPAGRRTEYHWHRLTDRITRTVYPDGTSSQAMYDLRGRLLSETDPAGSTTAYGYPDDEENLPESITDATGGVVRLVWNHQALLTQRTDCSGSVTRFTYDRFGQLIASEDAEGNITRREWSGAGLLSVVIHPDGSRESLVWNERGQLTGWRDPLESEVSWAYNALGLPVSLTDRIGRVRQWRYDPRGNLLRLDNGNGAEYRFTYDAVGRPLSETRPDETVRYMEWDARGFLCALEENGRPAADGGIARRVQQFSYDDSGLLIGRTQRHAEYRYFRDLSGQITRIRRTPTAEGVALDIESDEIAYRHDAAGRVLSESGINGAVGYEWDALSNLTGLTLPGEQKLAWLHYGSGHVSAIRFGQQLVTEFTRDRLHREVRRTQGAREQIRQYDSLGRRTLQRSELNTDVTLPEQALLERLYRYTARGELSGVSDTLRGEVDYGYDAEGRLLKHYEARQGHSRAQFSYDAADNLAANDDPVPVTDNRLQHWQALFMKYDHWGNLVSRRNGLYEQHYAYDAENRLVFARGTGPEGRFEARYHYDALGRRTRKIVTTTHGTTDTRFLWQGYRLLQEQQESGLYSTYVYDPNEDWSPLARVDHLRDQSSGEIYWFNTDLNGAPLEVTDERGTVRWSGQYGSFGDVRHQSEGFSRVVNRSAMAHQPLRYAGQYADGETGLHYNLFRYYDPQVGRFIVQDPIGLNGGNLNLYNYAPNPLLWIDPMGLALSGVDFSGSPSLYPVTGTQRNIVEITLQGSRGRDFTEAYKLAGISEADASEYTWHHLDDFDPKTGKSTMQLVTTEAHKASFPHKGSVSQFEKHFGVKYGSPEAIKISHSKGWLRGRIPKHCQ, via the coding sequence ATGTTTGAAGCAGCACGCGTTGGTGATGATATCGGCCACTCCGGTGCGCTGGCCGGGATGATTGCCGGAACGATTGTCGGCGGCCTGATTGCCGCCGCCGGGGGCATTCTGGCGGGGGCCATGTTTATTGCCGGACTTGGTGCATCCTGTCTTGGCGTGGGCGTCCTGCTCGTCGGCGCCAGCCTGGCCGTGGGGTATTACACCGGGGAGCTGGCGACCGCCGCCCGGGACAGCATCGCGGACGCCGGGGCATCCAGCATGACGAAGAAAGGCGTCATCACCTCCGGCTCGCCCAACGTGTTTATCAACGGTAAACCCGCCGCCATGGCCACGGACAGCGCGGTGAAGTGCTCTGACGATGGCTCGCAGCAGATGGCCGAAGGCTCTTCGCGGGTCTCTATCAACGGCCTGCCTGCGGCACGCATCGGGGATCGCACCACCTGCGACGCGAAGGTGATGACCGGTTCGGACAACGTCATTATCGGCGGCGACCCGCAGCAAACCCTCCCCATTCAGTCTGAAGTCCCCGAGTGGCTGTATAAAGTCTCCGATCTTACTCTGCTGTTTGCCGGGCTTATCGGCGGGTGGGGCGGTGCCGCTGGTAAAGTCGGGGCGCTCTCTAAGCTGCTGGGCAAAATCCCCGGCATCAATAAGCTGGCCCGTATCGCCTGTCGCGCCGGCACGCTGATGACAGGCGTGGCGGCCGCGGGGATCATCGCCCGCCCGGTGGATATCGTCAGCGGACAAAAATTTCTCAGCGGGGATGATGAGCTGGACTTCGTCCTTCCTTCCCGCCTTCCGGTGCGCTGGCAGCGCTACTGGCGCAGCGGCAACCCCGGCGACAGCGTGCTGGGCCGCGGCTGGAGCCTGTTCTGGGAAAGCCGCCTGGAGCCTTACCAGGACGGCCTGGTGTGGCGCGCGCCGTCCGGCGATTACGTCGCCTTCCCGAAGGTCCCGAAAGGGATGCGCACCTACTGCGAAAGCGAAAAAAACTGGCTTGAACATCACTCTGACGACAGCTGGTCGGTGTATGACGTCAGCGGCGAGCGCTGGCACTATGCGCCGCTGCGGGATGATGCCCCGTCACTGCTCCAGCGCATCTCTGAACCCTGCGGCAACGAGATCCTCTTCGAATGGAATGCGGATCATACCCTGCATGCCCTGACCGACAGCGCGAGCCAGCGCGTGGTCTGCCGCTACGACCGTGACAGGCTCGTCGGCGCATGGCTGGATGACGAGATCTGCCTGGTCAGTTACGCTTATGATGAACAGCGCCAGCTGGTCTCCGTGACCGGCCGGGGCGGTAGCGTGCGCCGACGCTTCCGCTGGCAGGACGGGCTGATGAGCGCCCATGAGGACGCCAACGGCCTGCTGAGCGAATACCGCTGGCGGGAGATTGACGGCCTGCCGCGCGTGGTCGGCTTCCGCCACAGCGGCGGCGAACAGCTGGCGTTCGAATACGATTTTGAAAATGGCATCCGCCGTGCTATCCGCGATGACGGCGCCCAGGCGCACTGGCTGGTGGACGACGACGACAACGTCGCGCGCTTCACGGATTACGACGGTCGCCAGACGACGTTTGTTTACCGAGACGGCGAGCTCTGCGACGTTATTCTGCCCGGCGGCGCAATGCGCCGCAGCACGTGGGACAAATACGGCCGCATGACCAGCGAGACGGACCCGGCGGGCCGCCGCACCGAGTACCACTGGCATCGCCTGACCGACCGCATCACCCGCACGGTGTACCCGGACGGCACCTCATCGCAGGCCATGTACGACCTTCGCGGTCGCCTGCTGTCGGAAACGGATCCGGCCGGTAGCACCACCGCGTATGGCTATCCTGACGATGAAGAAAACCTGCCTGAGAGCATCACCGACGCCACAGGTGGCGTGGTGCGCCTGGTCTGGAACCACCAGGCGCTGCTGACGCAGCGCACCGACTGCTCCGGCAGCGTGACCCGCTTCACCTACGATCGATTCGGGCAGCTGATTGCCAGCGAGGATGCGGAAGGGAATATCACGCGCCGGGAGTGGAGTGGTGCCGGGCTGCTGAGCGTCGTGATCCATCCGGACGGCAGCCGCGAGTCGCTGGTGTGGAACGAACGCGGCCAGCTCACGGGCTGGCGCGACCCGCTGGAAAGCGAGGTGAGCTGGGCCTACAACGCGCTCGGCCTCCCGGTCAGCCTCACCGACCGTATTGGCCGCGTGCGCCAGTGGCGCTACGACCCGCGCGGTAACCTGCTGCGACTGGATAACGGCAACGGGGCGGAATACCGGTTCACCTACGACGCCGTGGGCCGCCCGCTCAGCGAAACGCGCCCGGATGAGACCGTGCGCTATATGGAATGGGACGCGCGAGGGTTCCTCTGCGCGCTCGAAGAAAACGGACGGCCTGCCGCCGACGGCGGTATCGCCCGTCGCGTCCAGCAGTTCAGCTATGACGACAGCGGGCTGCTGATCGGGCGTACTCAGCGCCACGCGGAGTACCGCTACTTCCGCGACCTGAGCGGCCAGATTACCCGCATCCGCCGCACGCCGACGGCCGAAGGCGTTGCCCTGGATATCGAAAGCGATGAGATCGCATACCGCCATGACGCCGCCGGGCGCGTGCTGAGCGAGTCCGGCATTAACGGCGCGGTGGGCTACGAGTGGGATGCCCTGAGCAACCTGACCGGCCTGACGCTGCCCGGCGAGCAAAAGCTGGCCTGGCTGCACTACGGCTCCGGCCACGTCAGCGCCATCCGCTTCGGGCAGCAGCTGGTGACCGAGTTCACCCGCGACCGCCTGCACCGCGAGGTGCGCCGCACTCAGGGCGCGCGCGAGCAGATTCGTCAGTATGACAGCCTCGGCAGACGCACCCTGCAGCGCAGCGAGCTGAACACGGACGTGACCCTGCCGGAGCAGGCGCTACTGGAACGCCTGTATCGCTACACCGCGCGCGGCGAGCTTTCCGGCGTCAGCGACACCCTGCGCGGTGAGGTGGACTACGGCTACGACGCCGAAGGGCGTCTGCTGAAGCACTACGAGGCCCGCCAGGGGCACAGCCGCGCGCAGTTCAGCTACGACGCCGCGGATAACCTCGCCGCCAATGACGATCCGGTACCGGTCACGGATAACCGCCTGCAGCACTGGCAGGCGCTGTTCATGAAATACGACCACTGGGGCAACCTGGTCAGCCGCCGCAACGGGCTGTATGAACAGCATTATGCGTATGACGCCGAGAACCGTCTGGTGTTCGCCCGTGGAACCGGGCCTGAAGGGCGGTTTGAGGCGCGCTATCACTACGACGCGCTGGGTCGCCGCACGCGCAAAATCGTCACCACGACGCACGGCACCACCGACACCCGCTTCCTGTGGCAGGGCTACCGCCTGCTGCAGGAGCAGCAGGAGAGCGGGCTGTACAGCACGTATGTATACGACCCGAATGAAGACTGGAGCCCGCTGGCGCGGGTGGATCACCTTCGTGACCAAAGCAGCGGTGAGATTTACTGGTTCAATACCGACCTGAACGGGGCGCCGCTGGAGGTCACAGACGAGCGCGGCACGGTGCGCTGGAGCGGCCAGTACGGTAGCTTTGGCGATGTACGCCACCAGAGCGAAGGGTTCTCACGGGTTGTGAATCGCTCGGCGATGGCACACCAGCCGCTTCGCTACGCCGGGCAGTACGCTGACGGTGAAACGGGGCTGCACTATAACCTGTTCCGCTACTACGACCCGCAGGTCGGGCGGTTTATTGTGCAGGATCCGATTGGGTTGAATGGCGGAAACTTAAATTTATATAACTATGCCCCTAACCCTCTGTTATGGATAGACCCTATGGGTCTGGCATTGAGCGGCGTTGACTTTAGTGGAAGCCCATCACTTTATCCTGTTACTGGGACACAACGAAATATCGTTGAAATTACCCTTCAAGGATCAAGGGGGCGGGATTTCACAGAAGCCTACAAACTTGCAGGCATAAGTGAAGCTGATGCAAGCGAATATACATGGCATCATCTTGATGATTTTGATCCAAAAACAGGTAAGTCAACTATGCAGCTGGTCACGACTGAGGCGCACAAAGCATCTTTCCCACATAAGGGGTCTGTATCTCAGTTCGAAAAACATTTTGGAGTGAAGTATGGCTCTCCTGAAGCTATAAAAATATCTCATAGTAAAGGATGGCTGAGAGGTCGTATTCCTAAACATTGTCAATAG
- a CDS encoding SMI1/KNR4 family protein yields the protein MMIKLIDSSPAVSADELGKIEVSLGVTFPNALKSLWLISNGGILDEGRRVYQSEHYENDIKYFLPILHTKRSGILTVDDYYKDLVINKKILAENFIPFAIDGGGFPYCVGINDGAVYFCDLENQEEIYLEPNFESFIGKIIPEDEAW from the coding sequence ATGATGATTAAACTTATAGATTCTTCCCCTGCTGTATCTGCTGATGAGCTAGGCAAGATCGAAGTTTCGCTGGGTGTAACTTTTCCTAATGCCTTAAAATCTTTATGGCTTATAAGTAATGGTGGCATACTGGACGAAGGTCGTCGTGTTTATCAAAGCGAACACTACGAGAATGATATAAAATATTTCCTACCTATATTACATACTAAAAGATCGGGCATATTAACTGTTGATGATTACTATAAGGATTTAGTAATTAACAAAAAAATTCTTGCAGAAAATTTTATACCATTCGCAATTGATGGAGGTGGGTTCCCCTATTGTGTTGGGATAAATGATGGTGCAGTATATTTTTGTGATTTGGAAAATCAGGAGGAGATCTATCTTGAGCCAAATTTTGAAAGTTTTATTGGAAAAATAATTCCTGAAGATGAAGCATGGTGA
- a CDS encoding DUF7716 domain-containing protein — protein sequence MLWVGMLRQFCVCTKEYEETAKEELVCYLDNHPIISDDDEEVYPDFVVDNSLELFFYGDQFIDVLHNISIQREKPSVADFISALNFYLENDNFIELLFKEREIN from the coding sequence ATGTTATGGGTGGGTATGCTTAGACAATTTTGTGTGTGTACAAAAGAATATGAAGAAACTGCTAAAGAAGAGCTTGTTTGTTATTTAGATAACCATCCTATCATTAGTGATGACGATGAGGAAGTATATCCTGATTTTGTTGTTGATAATTCTCTAGAGTTGTTTTTCTATGGAGATCAATTTATAGATGTATTACATAATATCTCTATCCAAAGAGAAAAACCATCTGTAGCGGATTTCATATCAGCTTTAAATTTTTATCTCGAGAACGATAACTTCATAGAGCTTTTATTTAAAGAGCGAGAGATTAATTAA
- a CDS encoding LysR family transcriptional regulator, with the protein MNKLDALKFFIIAAETLNFREASIKLSVSPSVVTRTIAELEKQLDEPLFRRNTRSIFLTSFGELFLPQARRLLEDSEKLFQTAKDDNEMKGIVRITSLRFPKHEQVLYELLTALRPYPELFIDWRLDMMKLDTVEHRIDIGIRVGREPNPNFIIKNITQVEHILVASPELVARLGAPTDLEDLRQRYPFSGLLNPETGKIFEFMSDAVNTFVPRHIEFYTTDPYAEIQAALAGKTVVQSSDFICREYLANGQLIKPLPELRQEKWQFYLYRPYQTITPKRVTVIFSLLEKILRKHFVS; encoded by the coding sequence ATGAACAAACTTGATGCTCTGAAGTTTTTTATCATCGCCGCTGAGACCCTCAACTTCCGCGAAGCCTCTATAAAGCTTTCGGTTTCACCATCGGTTGTAACACGAACAATCGCTGAGCTGGAGAAACAGCTTGATGAACCCCTTTTCAGACGCAATACTCGCTCGATCTTTCTCACAAGCTTCGGTGAGCTTTTTTTACCTCAAGCCAGGCGACTGCTAGAGGATTCGGAAAAACTATTTCAGACGGCGAAAGATGATAATGAAATGAAGGGCATTGTCCGTATCACGTCGCTTCGATTTCCAAAGCATGAACAAGTATTATATGAACTATTGACTGCGCTACGCCCATATCCTGAATTATTTATCGACTGGCGTTTAGACATGATGAAACTTGATACTGTCGAGCATCGTATCGATATAGGTATACGCGTCGGGCGAGAACCTAATCCAAACTTTATCATTAAAAATATCACGCAGGTGGAACATATTTTGGTAGCATCCCCAGAACTCGTTGCGCGCCTGGGAGCTCCAACGGATTTAGAAGATCTTCGGCAACGTTATCCATTCAGTGGTTTACTTAATCCTGAAACGGGAAAAATCTTTGAATTTATGAGTGACGCAGTGAATACCTTTGTCCCTCGTCATATTGAATTTTATACTACGGACCCATACGCAGAAATTCAGGCCGCTTTGGCTGGCAAAACGGTTGTACAGTCCAGCGATTTTATCTGTAGAGAGTACTTAGCAAATGGTCAACTCATAAAACCCCTGCCAGAACTGCGACAGGAGAAATGGCAATTTTATTTATATCGGCCTTATCAGACGATTACTCCAAAAAGGGTCACAGTAATTTTTTCACTATTAGAAAAAATCTTACGCAAACATTTCGTATCATAA
- a CDS encoding flavin reductase family protein produces the protein MAIQPVELNKAYRLLQVGPTTMISAKNNGIENVMAAAWVGLVGNNKVMAFIGPQAFTRGLVEKSGYYVVQVPVVNQMEMVLYAGGHSYSDIPEKNNKIPLFYQKEFDLPLVVGCAGWLVCKVIPNEENEKQHNLFMGEIVGAWSDDRVFRNGHWIFDDAPDELRTVHYVAGGQFYAIGKGTKFNYGPGKD, from the coding sequence ATGGCAATACAACCAGTAGAATTAAACAAAGCCTATCGTTTATTGCAGGTCGGGCCAACGACGATGATATCGGCTAAAAATAATGGTATTGAAAATGTCATGGCAGCTGCCTGGGTGGGATTAGTAGGCAATAACAAAGTGATGGCTTTTATAGGTCCACAGGCATTTACACGCGGCCTTGTCGAAAAAAGTGGATATTACGTTGTCCAGGTCCCAGTAGTAAATCAGATGGAAATGGTTTTATATGCAGGCGGTCACAGTTATTCTGACATACCCGAAAAAAACAATAAAATCCCACTTTTTTATCAGAAAGAGTTTGATCTGCCTTTAGTTGTAGGTTGCGCTGGCTGGCTAGTCTGTAAGGTTATACCCAATGAAGAAAATGAAAAGCAGCACAACTTGTTCATGGGGGAAATTGTCGGAGCATGGAGTGATGACCGCGTTTTCAGGAATGGGCACTGGATTTTTGATGATGCGCCTGATGAACTACGTACTGTCCATTACGTAGCTGGCGGACAGTTTTACGCCATTGGCAAAGGTACAAAATTTAATTATGGTCCGGGAAAAGACTAA